The genome window CTGGTTCTTGATTTTGGCGGTCATGTGAACGCCCTGGACGGTCAAGGAAAGGACCGCCATGCCGATCACGACGATGAACATCATCGTGATCATCGACGTGACGAGGACGCTGCCGCGCCTCATCGTCCAACGACCTTTGCGTGTGCTCACTTTAGTTGTTCCTCAGGTAGATCGTGCGTTTGGTCATGGCCCCTTTCCGCTTCGAGTCCATCGTGTTCCGCTCGGTCGCGATCGAGACTTCGATGCTCGCCGGGCCGCTCGAAGAAAACGAAACCGAGCTGACGTCTCGGCAGACGACCCGTGGTGGTTCGAGGGACGGTTTGCGGACAAGGCACGCGCCTTTCGGGTTTTCCCGTCCGTCCAAGTCGCCCCGGTAGTAATCGACCGCCGTGTTCTCGGCGACGACGTTTCGGTCGTAGGCGCCCTTCTCGTCGACGACGGGATAGAACACGCGGATCTCTGTTTCGGACAGCACTTTGACCTCTTTCGCCTCCTGGACGTCCCTGTTCAAGTACTGCATCGCCGTGCTGACGCC of Armatimonadota bacterium contains these proteins:
- a CDS encoding prepilin-type N-terminal cleavage/methylation domain-containing protein produces the protein MKKRGFTLVEATFVTVIMTMLMMGVVSILATSIASFNTTSNQYYVDVGVSTAMQYLNRDVQEAKEVKVLSETEIRVFYPVVDEKGAYDRNVVAENTAVDYYRGDLDGRENPKGACLVRKPSLEPPRVVCRDVSSVSFSSSGPASIEVSIATERNTMDSKRKGAMTKRTIYLRNN